Within Acanthochromis polyacanthus isolate Apoly-LR-REF ecotype Palm Island chromosome 3, KAUST_Apoly_ChrSc, whole genome shotgun sequence, the genomic segment CAACAATATTAACTCTGTTACACATGTACAACATGCCAAACATATGAAACGCCACAAAGCCCTGGCGTCTCTCATCCACGCTGAAGTAGTCCGTTGGATAGTCCCCATGATTCATTTCTAGCACAGAAGATGATTCCATGGCCTGTGGTGTGTCCTCTTGTGCTGCTGAGAGGTTGCGGTGCTGCAGGAGAGTTCTTTGGGGTAACGCTGCCCCTGCTGAGCCCTTATCAGCCGATTCCAGCTCGTTGGCCACTGTTGTGACCAGTGACAAGGCACTCCATGAACAGACTGTGCAGACAGCGGCCAGGCTGATGACAAAACCTAGAATTCGACCGGGCCGCAGctttctcttgacgcactggtAGTGGTgcctggtgctgctgctgtgagggCCCagaagaggagcagagctgGAGAATGCTATCATGTTTTGACTTCTTCTGGGTAGCAGGAAATCCACGGCGTTTGGCATAGAGTGGAAGTGTCTGGAATCCCCCTCAAAGCTGGGTTGGTGGTACTGGTGGCTACAAGGGTGGGGGTTTGACAGGCCGCAGCGGTTCACCGATTTGTTTGCATGCTGCTGCCAGGTCTGTAGGCAGTTGTTGAGCTTGATGATTATTTGAAAAATTTTATTTGCAGCCAAGTACAGTAACTCTATTCTCATGTACAAGTGCAAATGCATGttatttaaatagaaaaaaaaatccaaatgtaagatttattcaattattttgttattgtgtATGTGCAATTACAGTATTTc encodes:
- the LOC127533263 gene encoding sodium/potassium/calcium exchanger 2-like, with the protein product MHLHLYMRIELLYLAANKIFQIIIKLNNCLQTWQQHANKSVNRCGLSNPHPCSHQYHQPSFEGDSRHFHSMPNAVDFLLPRRSQNMIAFSSSAPLLGPHSSSTRHHYQCVKRKLRPGRILGFVISLAAVCTVCSWSALSLVTTVANELESADKGSAGAALPQRTLLQHRNLSAAQEDTPQAMESSSVLEMNHGDYPTDYFSVDERRQGFVAFHMFGMLYMFIALAIVCDEFFVPALTVIAEKLEISDDVAGATFMAAGGSAPELFTSVIGVFVSHSNVGIGTIVGSAVFNILFVIGMCALFSKEVLNLTWWPLFRDVSFYIIDLLMLIYFFLDNQITLTETHASSTQLPPRVSPNHYDAVSSYATPALIVEGERP